Within Mytilus edulis chromosome 10, xbMytEdul2.2, whole genome shotgun sequence, the genomic segment gatatcaatagattaagcaactcgtgcagTTGGATTTGTATAGGTCtactttattttgtattatagattaaaaatttatgttgATCGTCGTTTTTTTTACTTAACAAGAATGATTTTTtgtagatcgaatcagtcaatcaaaatcactttcaatgttgacatgcTTTACCTTTAAATAACCGTACACGGATAATGCATAtgttattctatctctttctaaGGGTCAAATTGGAGGTCACATAAATACAggtttaatgaggtcgaattattcacttgcaagttaataattcattatcaatttgTATTAgcctaatttgacaaaatttctatttttataagcttaatttgacaaaatttcaatttttattagcttaatttgacaaaatcataTAAGATGCAATTTTAgctgctaaaagtgaattattagttcactttttcattttcattaataattgaacaaaaaaaatcataccttAGATTTGTTATATATCTCGTAGATAGTGTCCTTAGATGTTGTTTGGTTTCccgtaaaagtttttttttctcattttgtgattgatttattgaaagtTGCTTGTTCGTTATCTATTTCATTTATCTTTTTGTCGGAACCAGACACGACACCAGATGCAGTTCAAAATTCCACTCCTACGAACCATCAAAGAAGTACAGTTGACAGTACAACAGGTAAGGTCATATCGAATCGAAGATCTCAATTAACAAAAGTGGAAATTATATACTCATAAAGAAAATTAGAACACATATTCAAACTAAAGGTCTATAAAAATAGTGTTATAACATAAAGCCCAATCTTAGGGACAGAAAAACAACATATATTATTGTGTTGATTGGAACAACTGGGAAATAGCTGTTATACTGATGTCAGGGATATGTCCTCAAAACTAAAGCATGAACATAAAAATGAGTTGCTCTGAAATGCTCGTTTctgttaaaacaaataatttgtcaTTCAGCCATTTTAATCGTTATATTGATAACATGTTCTATCGAGAAACaagtataaatgaataaaacagtAGAGCCTTAATGCTGGGCCAATTTCTGAAATGTTAACAATAATGTTGGTGCATCAGATAAAAACGATTAGGAGAAATTGACTGGTAAGAAAAAAACTTTCCTGGactattttaatacaaattacgcagataatcaatcaatgttttgagataaaaataagttgattATTTTAGATCGGCGACGCCGTGACAATCATTGCGAACAGAGTCagttaaaatattgattttaattagcttataacataatatttttattatgttgtaGGCATAATAGATATTGACGTTATCATCTATATATCGAGCGGAGCTGGAATTTTTTTCGTTTTCACTTGCTGTTTCGTTGGCTTTTGTGTAGGAAAAAAATATCAGAGCGCAAGTAGAAATCAAAATTTAGGAAATAATCAACAGGTAAATTTGAATGCTCGTGCAAACGTAGACGATGCTGTTTCGACAAGCCAAAACATTCCAACTAGAAGGGGGAGTGATATGGaatatgaagaaataaatgaaatagagATGTCCGATTTCATTTTGTCGCCACCCGGACAAGAAAATGCTACTGCTGATGAAAGGTCAACCCATTCGTCAGAAGGGATACAGCTGCCTACAGAAGATTATCTGAATCCATATCAGTCGTTGCTGCCTTCACTACAACAGCCAACACAGGAGGATTCAGACGACTCCGGGGACAGCAGGCCTTACACAAACCTGTACGAACCTCTTCAACAGAATAGACAGGAAGAATCGTCATCATATGCAAGATGTGCAAGTATTGTGTGTGCAGAAGTCGTTGATGAACCAATATAAACAAATCGgtacaaaattaaaggaaaaggGCAAACGGTTTATAAAAACTTTTCGAAATCGACAACTTTGCAGTTACGATATCCAAAATCACCGTtcaattactaatgaatatttttttaaaagtgaagCATACTTGTGCTGAAATGAAATAAGTAGAGCATCTACGATAccctttttgaaattttcctttaatcagataaaagaagatgtggtataaatgccaatgagaaaactctccatccaagtgacaatttataaaagtaaaccattatagtccAAAGTACGGtttttaacacggagccttggctcacatctaacagcaagctataaaggatcccaaTAAAttaagtgtaaaatcattcaaacgagaaaatcaaaGGTCTCATCTATATAAaggcaaaaatcagtttaaaaattattaagaaacatgTGATCTAATTTTCCTatgatgaatttggctatttttttaGGATTACTTTTGATgaattgtttttaataatttttctgtACTTATCCATGCATGGCTTTCAATGTTTTGGATTAGAGTGTTGTTGAACTTCGGACTTATTAGTTAAAAAGTGTTAAGTAGATTTTCGATCACTGGGTCGATACAAGATGCATATTGTACTATTGTTCCCCGAAGTTAGTATGTCGATGCTCACATTATTTATAATACATCTTTGTGTATATTCTCTGTATCTTAATGTATCAATCTTTAAGGAACCAGGGTTTCGACTCCCTCTTGCAAAGTTATCCTTAGATATATTGGACATAAAGTTATTAAAATGTGTCGGTTTATAAACACCCTTGGCTGTTTTGTGCGTTTAGCGTATCTAACGCGTGTTAATCAAGCAAAGGGCTTCTAGTCAATATAACATaagttttattatcataattaCAATGTGTGAAGTAAAGTTCAAAAGCATAAAAAATGCCctcaaatattttctttataacattttatattcTCTCTCTCGGGCGCTAATTTCAAATATTGGTTCGTATTCAAACCATACAAAGGTATAAAAACAGGATcatgttttattataattgaCTATATATGTACAGTTTATTGCatagaaatttgttttttattttgttttataatcataaatataatagaatacAATTCTTTAATTTGCAGATATACTTCATCAATTCTGTTTCtgtaatgtttaaaaatttactaaggtgatctaaggtaaaattaaataattcaagaattcaaaattgaagCTTAAGCTGGAAGAGTTTTatttaaggatcaaaataagctaaacatATTGATAGGTCAGTGAGCTCCTTTTccagatatttgatttttaaaatatggcgggaaaagactgactcagacttttatcttatatatgcattggtattatttgggtctcaaatcaacagaaagaaaatcaagaatctgcttaaattttgttaaACGACCTTTTATAAGTGATTACTTCTTACGTAAACaaaataaataggtgttatgcggcaaaatattttaccttgtgtCGTATAGAAAAACACTGAGAAGTCCtaacatttgacacttattccaaaacctcacctttACATCCTTAAGGTAGCAAAGGAGCAATTAAATAGCAAATAGCAAAACAAACGACAGAAGTCCACCATGATACACAGAAAATTTGAGACTAAACAACGTAAACCCACCAAATGACCAGAATAAGGTTATTTACTTCAAAAGGGTAAACAGTTATTGATGTTTAATTGACTATCGTTATAATTGCTCCTTTCATTATACAATGCAAGGCATATTTAACAATTTGATCACAGTAAGTGTATGTCTAAATGTTGATGTTCTTTTGAACATTTTATCCTGGTCTTTTTACAATAAGTATCCATCAGCATATGTATATTTTTCCATTGTTGAGTACTACAAACATATTAGTTTTAAGAAAACTGTGTGCACTCATTAAGTGTATTTATAAAAAGATTATTCCCTCCATATAAACTAAATGAACCAGACTTCATATTTAGTTTAACTGTTTATTATACAAGTGTGTCATTATAAAGATGTGCTTCCTTATACATTATCATACTGCATCTGTTTTACTCaactattgtatttgtatttatattgtactttgtatatatacttgtgtattagtttttttagaaaataaatgtatttatctatctatctatatacctATCTTTTTAGTAGAACGTGATGGTTTTAATCGTCATTCTTACTGAACTTGTAGACAACTATAGTACTTTTGAAGGAGGAAAAGAACTAATATTACTCGTTAAAGGAATATGTTCTTTCTTTtgttctcatcacttggcgttcgtcgtcttccgttaaattttacaaaatcttcttttctgaaacttatgggccaaatttaacaaaagtttGCCACAATCATCACAAGGGTATTCAGGTTAGGAAATGTCCGCCCTGAAATTGTAAGACAATTCAGACatcccgttgttgggttgctttcCCTgaaatatgttcagcaaagtacgaTCATCAAATAATTcattatgaccaaaattgtcgATTGACCCATTGAGGAGTTATTTGTGTAGTCATTTTTAGGTAAATGtttgtaatcttttataaaaattgtcTCAACTTAATCCTCTGGtacctggttttcgaaagtatcttatgaTTAAGACATGTCTTACAAAGGTCTTAGGACATGTACTAAGTTAcgatttgtcataacttttgtcGTAAACTTAAGACCCCTCTCGACATTACTTATGATGGTATAATGATTGTCAACTAAAATTCAAATGacttttcatgactttttttgtataatttcatattaattgCAATACAAATATTTGCTATGTTTCTCAGTTAGCTAAATAGTAAAGATTTCATTACTAagtgaattaaaatttgaatctccTGTGATATATAATTTGGAATTCTTTTCTAACTTATGGTTTTGTACAATAGATATACATATTATTCCGTTCCTAGTATATTTAATAGTACTGTATTAACGTATGTGCACGGACATTTGTTAAGCGGGTACTCGATGTACCGAATCTAAAAAGTATTCGCAGTTAAATAACAATGCATGTATGATGATACACGAAAGCAAAGTTCAAGATTAATCATAATTATATTACTagctaaatttaaacaaattatcaacTTATATTTCA encodes:
- the LOC139491787 gene encoding serine-rich adhesin for platelets-like isoform X3; amino-acid sequence: MTTSLYQDSTQHHTSRIGTSKELETTPDAVKTSTAMNHQRSTVDSTTEMTTTPIQDSSNQQTSLIEIFTESETTPDAVQTSTTTNHQRITIESTTEMTTTPIQDSTNQQKSLIEIFTDTTPDAVQNSTPTNHQRSTVDSTTGIIDIDVIIYISSGAGIFFVFTCCFVGFCVGKKYQSASRNQNLGNNQQVNLNARANVDDAVSTSQNIPTRRGSDMEYEEINEIEMSDFILSPPGQENATADERSTHSSEGIQLPTEDYLNPYQSLLPSLQQPTQEDSDDSGDSRPYTNLYEPLQQNRQEESSSYARCASIVCAEVVDEPI
- the LOC139491787 gene encoding uncharacterized protein isoform X2, giving the protein MTTSLYQDSTQHHTSRIGTSKELETTPDAVKTSTAMNHQRSTVDSTTDLTTTPIQDSTDQQTSLIEIFTESETTPDVVQTSTSTNYQRRTVDSTTEMTTTPIQDSSNQQTSLIEIFTESETTPDAVQTSTTTNHQRITIESTTDTTPDAVQNSTPTNHQRSTVDSTTGIIDIDVIIYISSGAGIFFVFTCCFVGFCVGKKYQSASRNQNLGNNQQVNLNARANVDDAVSTSQNIPTRRGSDMEYEEINEIEMSDFILSPPGQENATADERSTHSSEGIQLPTEDYLNPYQSLLPSLQQPTQEDSDDSGDSRPYTNLYEPLQQNRQEESSSYARCASIVCAEVVDEPI
- the LOC139491787 gene encoding serine-rich adhesin for platelets-like isoform X1, which encodes MTTSLYQDSTQHHTSRIGTSKELETTPDAVKTSTAMNHQRSTVDSTTDLTTTPIQDSTDQQTSLIEIFTESETTPDVVQTSTSTNYQRRTVDSTTEMTTTPIQDSSNQQTSLIEIFTESETTPDAVQTSTTTNHQRITIESTTEMTTTPIQDSTNQQKSLIEIFTDTTPDAVQNSTPTNHQRSTVDSTTGIIDIDVIIYISSGAGIFFVFTCCFVGFCVGKKYQSASRNQNLGNNQQVNLNARANVDDAVSTSQNIPTRRGSDMEYEEINEIEMSDFILSPPGQENATADERSTHSSEGIQLPTEDYLNPYQSLLPSLQQPTQEDSDDSGDSRPYTNLYEPLQQNRQEESSSYARCASIVCAEVVDEPI